A window of the Salvelinus fontinalis isolate EN_2023a chromosome 14, ASM2944872v1, whole genome shotgun sequence genome harbors these coding sequences:
- the LOC129869434 gene encoding E-selectin-like, translated as MEEVTVPAKASVSCSHPNGNFSFDSTCQYSCEEGYRLSSSGPVRCTASESWSEQPPTCELVLCSELYEHGKGSVACSHPLGSFSYLSTCTFTCEEGYERLASSSVTLQCGASGQWNDSQPQCVAVSCPTLQQPQDGAISCGEYFTYGSSCNFSCSEGYLLKGAITVTCTSAAEWSEEIPHCEAAPEAPLNPTILGLAAGGAVSLSGLSLAAWLLKRIRQKANKFDVNSTSDIEEPLQTYRNSIDSLI; from the exons ATGGAGGAGGTCACTGTCCCCGCTAAAGCCAGTGTCAGTTGCTCTCACCCCAATGGGAATTTCTCCTTTGATTCGACGTGTCAGTATTCCTGTGAAGAGGGGTACAGGCTGAGCAGCTCCGGGCCTGTGAGATGCACAGCCTCAGAATCATGGTCGGAACAGCCTCCCACCTGTGAAT tggtcTTATGCAGTGAGCTGTATGAACATGGGAAGGGTTCCGTGGCCTGCTCCCATCCCCTGGGCTCCTTCAGCTACCTGTCCACCTGTACCTTTACCTGTGAGGAGGGCTATGAGAGGCTGGCCTCCAGCTCTGTTACCCTGCAGTGTGGAGCCTCGGGACAGTGGAACGACTCACAGCcgcagtgtgttg CTGTAAGCTGCCCTACCCTCCAGCAGCCACAGGATGGTGCTATCAGCTGTGGAGAATACTTCACCTATGGAAGCAGCTGTAACTTTAGCTGCTCTGAGGGTTATCTCCTCAAGGGGGCGATCACGGTGACCTGCACATCAGCTGCTGAGTGGAGTGAGGAGATACCACACTGTGAAG cagcaCCTGAGGCTCCATTGAACCCCACTATCCTAGGCCTGGCAGCAGGGGGCGCTGTGTCATTATCTGGCCTGTCTCTGGCCGCATGGCTCCTCAAACGAATCAGACAGAAAG CTAACAAGTTTGATGTGAACAGCACCTCAGACATTGAGGAACCTTTACAGACCTACAGGAACAGCATCGACAGCCTCATTTAG
- the LOC129869435 gene encoding volume-regulated anion channel subunit LRRC8B-like: protein MLSEGELKDFARGQSLYRVLQPWWDVFSHYLSIMMFSIGTLGGTLQVTLRKIVCVPCQMTSEDFCVVFNHRGTTLRNATTEASFPLLPKGLYKLDLQQYAYVDAVCYEKQLHWFAKFFPYVVMLETLALVIISNLWFKYPSTSSRLMHFVSILHKCCDSPWTTRALSETVAEQGGAQPSMSMCCPAPQASSTSEYSSRRPMGTEFLSVLDKKEGEQAKAIFEKVKKLKVHVEDKDIIYHLYMRQIVTKIVFLLFTLAYIPYAASHILFDVDCVVDSQALMPFQPFHCVHSLATIFRLLSLVYTVLMVIYSLTCFYSFWWMMRNSLREYSFDSVREESSFSDIPDVKNDFAFILHLLDQYNPLFSKRFAVFLSEVSEKKLRQLNLNYMWPLEKLTQKVMRNARDQIELHLMLLSGIPEAVFDMRELEVLKLQLIPDPRLTQKLTQLGNMREIWLDHSPATVDLMALGFLSENLRILRMKFTEVEQAPWWVFSLRNLTELYLYGNMFNQDNTTFVNSLPKLKNLKVLFIKCTITAMPKVITNSIPSIQKLSVDNEGTQLSVLQSLKMMSQLTCLELLNCDLQRIPSHIFSLKNLQEIDLKGNNLKTIEEIISFQHLPKLSILKLKYNSIIYIPVHVGVLGNLEQLHLAHNFISCMPAQLFLCSRLYLLDLSHNKLSAIPIEIQELKRLQLLNVSNNNIDHLPEGMFQCKTLQSLLLGHNNLSVVPHQVSELTNLVVLDLRGNQLESLPAELEECHSLMPSGLLVEEGLLNSLSPTAKEGFQRPDKEYLGKMEAEGVGNALICNPIICNTAGHGDTGCSVIYSM from the exons ATGCTCTCAGAAGGTGAGCTGAAGGACTTTGCCCGGGGCCAGTCCCTGTACCGTGTTCTCCAGCCCTGGTGGGACGTCTTCAGCCACTACCTCTCCATCATGATGTTCTCAATCGGAACCCTCGGAGGAACCCTGCAG GTCACCCTCCGCAAGATCGTCTGCGTCCCCTGTCAGATGACATCAGAAGACTTCTGTGTGGTTTTTAACCATAGAGGCACCACATTAAGGAATGCCACAACTGAAGCcagcttccctctcctccccaagGGCCTTTACAAGCTAGATCTTCAGCAGTATGCTTACGTTGACGCCGTGTGCTACGAAAAACAACTCCACTGGTTCGCCAAGTTCTTCCCCTACGTCGTGATGCTAGAGACTCTGGCTCTTGTGATTATAAGCAACTTGTGGTTCAAGTACCCTAGCACCAGCTCCAGACTCATGCACTTTGTCTCCATTCTCCACAAATGCTGTGATTCTCCCTGGACCACACGGGCCTTGTCAGAGACAGTGGCAGAGCAGGGTGGGGCCCAGCCCTCAATGAGCATGTGTTGTCCTGCTCCCCAGGCCTCTTCAACATCAGAGTATAGCAGCAGAAGGCCGATGGGGACAGAGTTTCTTAGTGTTTTAGACAAAAAGGAAGGTGAGCAGGCCAAAGCTATCTTTGAGAAGGTAAAGAAATTGAAAGTACACGTGGAGGACAAAGACATCATTTATCACTTGTATATGAGGCAGATAGTCACCAAGATTGTGTTTCTGCTGTTCACCTTGGCCTATATCCCTTACGCAGCCTCACATATTCTGTTTGACGTTGACTGTGTGGTAGATTCCCAAGCGCTGATGCCGTTTCAGCCCTTTCACTGTGTTCACTCACTGGCCACCATTTTCCGGCTCCTCTCCTTGGTTTACACAGTACTGATGGTCATTTACAGCTTGACTTGCTTCTACAGCTTCTGGTGGATGATGAGAAACTCTCTCAGGGAGTACTCCTTTGACTCAGTGAGGGAGGAGAGCAGCTTTAGCGACATCCCCGATGTCAAGAATGACTTTGCCTTCATCCTCCACCTCCTGGACCAGTATAACCCTCTGTTCTCGAAACGCTTTGCAGTCTTCCTCTCAGAGGTCAGTGAGAAGAAACTGAGGCAGCTCAACCTGAACTACATGTGGCCTTTGGAGAAGCTGACCCAGAAGGTGATGCGTAACGCTCGGGACCAGATAGAGCTCCATCTCATGCTCCTCAGTGGCATCCCAGAGGCCGTGTTCGATATGAGGGAGCTAGAGGTGCTCAAGCTGCAGCTGATACCGGATCCTAGGCTCACACAGAAGCTTACGCAGCTTGGGAACATGAGAGAGATCTGGCTGGATCATTCTCCTGCCACCGTAGACCTCATGGCTCTGGggtttctctctgagaacctgaggaTCCTGAGGATGAAGTTCACAGAGGTGGAACAGGCTCCCTGGTGGGTTTTCAGTTTGCGTAACCTGACTGAGCTCTATCTGTATGGAAATATGTTCAATCAGGACAACACGACGTTCGTCAACAGCCTACCCAAGCTCAAGAATCTGAAGGTGTTATTCATCAAGTGCACCATCACCGCGATGCCGAAAGTGATTACCAACTCAATACCCTCGATACAGAAGCTGTCCGTCGACAACGAAGGCACCCAACTCTCTGTCCTGCAGAGTCTGAAAATGATGTCACAGCTCACCTGCTTGGAGCTACTGAACTGTGATCTCCAGCGGATACCGAGTCATATCTTCAGCCTGAAGAACCTGCAAGAAATAGACCTCAAAGGGAACAACCTCAAAACCATTGAGGAGATCATCAGTTTCCAGCACCTTCCCAAGCTCTCTATCCTGAAGCTGAAGTACAACAGTATCATTTACATCCCAGTCCACGTTGGAGTGCTGGGCAACCTGGAGCAGCTTCACCTGGCTCATAACTTCATCAGCTGCATGCCAGCACAGCTGTTCCTGTGCAGCAGACTCTATCTGCTAGACCTCAGTCACAACAAGCTGTCTGCCATTCCCATTGAAATACAGGAACTGAAGAGACTGCAGCTCCTCAATGTGTCTAACAATAAT ATTGACCATCTCCCAGAAGGCATGTTCCAGTGTAAGACCCTCCAGTCCCTACTGCTAGGTCACAACAACCTGTCAGTGGTCCCCCACCAG GTGAGTGAGCTGACCAACCTGGTGGTGTTGGACCTGAGGGGGAACCAGCTGGAGAGCCTTCCTGCCGAGCTGGAGGAGTGCCACAGCCTGATGCCTAGTGGACTGCTGGTAGAGGAGGGGCTGCTCAACTCTCTGTCCCCCACTGCCAAGGAGGGATTCCAGAGGCCTGATAAGGAGTACCTTGGGAAAATGGAGGCTGAAGGAGTGGGGAATGCTCTCATCTGTAACCCCATTATCTGTAATACAGCAGGGCATGGAGATACGGGCTGCAGCGTGATATACTCCATGTGA